The DNA region AGTTTTTGCCTCTCTGCCGAGATTGCCACCCCACATTAGAGTCAAACGTAATGAAATTCTGTGTGATGTGGAGACTAGTGATATTCACTATAATGGTACCTCTGAATGGACACAGAGCAATAAAAACCCAAGTGCCAGCGAGGGCTAGGCCTGAACGGCCATCTCCAAAAGGCAGGTCCCCCCAAGGCCTCTTCCTTCGGCAGTGGCCTTCCTCCCTGGCCAGGTAACTTGCACAGTCCCTGGACTGACACCACTTGGGGTGCACGCAAGGCCCCAGGGCAAATAAATTCACCCTTCTCAGCAGATTATATTCAGGACACCTGTCACCCAAGTGCTTGCCAGGCTCAGGCAGGGCTAGAAAGGGAGCTCAGACCTGGCCCTTCACAGTGAGCCTCTGCTTCAGGGCCGAGAACGAGTACAGGAGGGACGAGCAGGCAGGGTAAGGGAGCACACAACCATAATGCCACCAGTGACCACGATATGAAATGGTTTCACTGCATCTGGCCTGAATCGAGATGCTTCAGTGTGCGGCACCCATACTGCCACGCAGCATCGCACTGTAGCACCTAATGAGTGGCGACTTTTGTTGCTCGCTCTCTTGTTTCCAAAGACTTAGGTGCCAAACTGGAGTAGCCTGATAAGTCTGTGCTGTTGTGTTTCAGTGCATGGACACTTTGAAGAATCAGAAACAAGCAAGTCATTGGTCTGCTGGGATCCTCCATTTTTACAAATGGATCGCtcattgtttttcctctctctttcaccAACAGGAACTCACAGACTAAAGCCTACACATTAGGCACAGGCCAGAAGTTACAGTTCATGCCTTCTCCACTGCCTCCTCCCACCTTGAGTAGACAACTACAAGACATGCAAGCTACTACTAAGCACTGCCAGTCAGGGTCCCTGACCAAATTAGCATCGAACTGTGCCCCTCCACAGGAATTTTCACACGGAGGCAGTGCAAAGCAAAGGCTGCATTAGGCCTGTGAGGTAGTGCTGAGTCACATCATCTGTTCTGAGGTCGTatgctcttaaaataaataaataaataaacaaaacaccTTTTTTATTAGAAGTATTACTACCAAAGAAGCAGTAAGCAAACTAACTTGCCCAACACTGAAACAACTCATGGCCCAGGCAAGACTCATACCCAAGCCATGTAGTGGTTCTTTCTGACCAACAATCCCCTTACACAGTTCCCTGCTCCATCCCCAGAAAAGCACGGCAAACACCAGAGCTCTGGCGCTGGACTGCTGGGGTTACTGTCAGACCAGTGGGCTGGTCCCCTCTATCAGCGGCAATGGCAAATTGCTTGTGCTTCAGAGCAAAGCAACGCCCTTCCATTACAGAATCTGTCAAAAGAACAAAACTTCAGTTTCCAATCTTGGCAGATTATCATTTTATATCCAAAAGTATAAAATGTAATTCCTCTTGTATAATCTGTACAGCCAGAGTTGTTAATAGATATAAAATCATCCAGTATTAGGAACCTTACtatgctttttcttaatttcttgagGCAGCAAATGGCATGGTATTTAGAAGAGATTAATGGTTCCCAGCTGCTAttacagagaagagagagagatctgTATTAGGTTAGCTCAGTTATAATTGGGTTCTGGGTTCATATTATTTTGTATTCCAGAAATAGCATTTTTTCTTCATCTATTCTTTGTTCCCCTACACACCCAAAGTAAGCGAATGACTCTCACAAATGGAAGTTTGTGAGATCTATCAAGAAGACAGACAAACATATCttaaggaaaagggaggaaagatgCAAATCTAATAATTTCCTTAATAAAGTAACAAAAAGTGTTTAAGAATAATAATCTCCAAGAATTGCTGCTGGTCAGATAAATACCAAGCAGAAACAGAAGAGCCCTAGGATGGACACATTGGAAACCAGCAGTCACCCATGACCTGTACAGAGATCTCTATAAACAGTGAGGGTTGCTAGACTGCTCCTAACACCAAATAGTAAGATGACGGCCTGCAAGTCAAAGCCTGCCTATAATACAACAGATGTAGTTTGTGGAGGCTGTCATAGGGCTACAGAGTTTGCAGTAAAATTAATCTAATTAAGAGACATCCACCTAGAGCCTACAGAGTGAAATTCAGTTTGATAGCAAGCACAGCTTAATGTGCATCTCTAGTCTCTCTAAACAACACTTGGGTATTAGATAGGAGGGAAATGCTGATCTGTTCCAATTTAGAGGAGTAAGATGCAATCCTCGTGTGCTGACAAGTTATTAGTCCAGTCTTCATTGGAGCTATATTTTGGTGAATGCATATATGAACTAGCTGAACAAGCTGGAAACTTCCACATGGAAGTTTAATTAACCATTTCCCACAAGATTTAAACCACAAAGACACATATCATGTCACAACTCATTTGGCTTGATGGGGCTAAGCGAGACCAAGATCTCTCAGCAAAAGGCAGCAAGAGTTGGACATTTCACAGCTCTTGTCTGCCCTGACAGCATTTTCAGGAGGGACTCCCACCTGGAAATATATTTGGAGAAAGCTCTGAGGACAAGCCCTACTTCAACCACAGACAGTCCACTTCTTTGCTCAAATATGTCCTGTTAAAACAAGTCACAGACACAATCAAACCATCTTACCTGTGTCAAACCCAAAACTTGGCACAATGTCCACCGTCCCATGAAAGGCTCCAGCCCATGCTGAGGTAGCGCTGGTGACAGCAGTGGGATCCGTCTTTGTCACGTCACACTGGGGAGCAGGAATCCTGGCTGCACGTACTGAAGGCATCAGCAGGGACCCATATCGTGGGTCGCGGTGCGAGCTGGGATGGTGATGATGCATGTGTGGATGAGGGTGATGGCGATGCATATATACGTCATGCATGTGTGCATACGAAGGGCTCACCTGAGATGCTAAAGGATAATGCCAGGATTCAGATGCAGCAGGGGGAGGAGGTGGGGCAGTCTGATGAAGGCTGTGTCCTGGCCAGCTGCTGTGATCTGGTGTTGGGAAGGTGCCTGGTGCAGTAACGGGGAAATCAGGGTGTACTCCACTTAAGCATGGTGGAGGGGGAGGCTGATAAGAGCTGGTCCAAAATGAAGTTGGGAAACTGCTCCTTTGGCTTGAAATCGTTGAGCTTTCTGGTGGAGAAGAGAGGGGAGAAATGAAGTATGAATGAAGCTGAACAACATATTTGAAtgaggaaagggggaggaaaaaaaaaaaaggcttgtccGCCCTCTCAAATTCATGACACTGTACTCAAGCTTCCTCAGTAATTCCAGTATGAAGATCCTAACTCCTGACCAAACTAGAACATATCATTCAGAAAGGCAGCTGTTTTGACTATAAAAGCTTCTGAGGACAGCCAGCCAGCTCATACTGCAGAATATGAGAGACATTTGGCTAATGGGAGAATACCAGATCTCTTCAAATTAACTGCATGCTTTGATGGGGTAGAGATCATACCTAATGCATCTCACATTAGTCCGTTATAGAATGTATCATGTTGCCCTGTGTCCAATAGGATCAGACAAACTGACCCATCTATGTAACTGAAAGAAGATTTTGTCTGAAATAAAAGATTTGCTGCTTCTTACAGCTAGGGCTCAACTTTTATTTAAATGGATTCCAATACCTCTACATTATGAAACCACATTCTAAAAATTCCTCTTCTGAAGGAGTGGTTAGTGGTTTTGACGTGTAGGAAGGTATTAGCATCTTCACTCTCACATCTCTCTTGCCAACTGATGTTTGAAAGTGCTTCATGAAAGAAGTCTCAGCTCAAATAGTTTTTTCTTGGTCAAAGATGGAAACATAAAAATGTGGGACTTTACCTCCAATGAAAGAACAAAGTCATAAAAATGGCCTGTGGAGAAATAAAGCCAGGGAAGCTTAATATTTGACAAGGCAAGAAATCCTCTGTTCCTCACAtaacatttacaaaaatatttatattaatttttttaaatgaccttttGTTTCGCTTTGTTTAACAAGCAACTGGAATGAGACTTAGGTGAAGACATCATTGAGAATGAACAGATTCTTCAAACACTCATGCCTCTGAACTTTGCTtactttaaacaaaaatattttggaaacatAAAAATTGTAAAGGTTTTTTCTGACTGCATCATTAGGACACTTGTGTGTCTATTTCAGAATCCATTAAAATAATAGAAGTTTTTCCATGCATCAATTGTCTTTGATTTAGGCAGTTTATTGAGCCTGATTAACTTCTAGTATTGGAAGTGGCTTCAGCAAACACATTGCAGACAAAAGTAGAAAAGTTATCTTTGCGCCAAACTGCTTCAGAGCAGAGCTGGAAGGTTATCTAGCAAATTATGCTTCAACGTGGCTTTCTTGAaatggttgcttcttttttttttttctgagcagtatttGTATTGTAATTTATATTAGAGGACTGCAGAAAGCTTCAGGCATACAACAGAAGCCTCAGCATCCCTCTGAAACTGGTATTGTTCTTTCTTTGTAAATTGTTCCTTGTTACAAGTGATTAGGCTGAACTACAGAGTGCACATAATGGCGTGGAGTGTTGGCTGTTGGGCTGACAAAAagaccaaaggaaaaagaaaaccaaaaaaaaaaaaacccccaacctcAATCTGCTTCATGTCCAGTttggcattttcctctctacTTAAGAGAAACTCAACTTGACAATCCATTGCCAGTATTCTGAAAAATTCATCTCTATATCTGAGAGGCTTTGCAAACTCTCTGGTTGTTATCAGCAGGAAAAAGCCTTAAACACAAACCATCTCACatcaaaaaaaaagcacagaaaagcacAGGACATCTGCAGGATGATAGTAATACTAAGACAGAGGACTTTAAACCACTGGATTTGCCAATATGAATTCATCCCAGATTGTGTATCAACTTGGCTTTACCAATCATTCAGTAGGTCTAGGCCATACAAACTATGTTTGGTCTTCTCAGTTTTTTGAACTGATGCCCATTTCACAAAGCCGTTACCACTGTCAGAAACTGTCATGTACCAGCCCCACTGAAATACCAAGAAATGAGTTTATCTGCAGGGGAAGCAGCTGACCTGACTGGTCAAGGTGAAGTCACGTCACTGGGGATACGATGTCCATCTATGCTATATGAATGAGCAAGAAATCTTCATCCACCCAGAGGGTTGGATGCTATGGACCATTAGGTGTGCAGAAACATCAACAACAAAAACTGTCTCTGCGTTAAATCACAACCCCCAGCTACCATACATTCACACCATATTTGAAGGTGCTCCTTTCCTCTCTACCTTTCAAACAGTGAGTACAGCCAATTGCCTTTACGAATATTGTCATGTCAGATGCCTGTCTTCTAAATAGTAATGGAGAAGCAGCCATTTCAGCATTTTCCTTAATAAAGGAAACTGAATAGCTCCCACTGGCTtcttggggtgggaggaggaaaaTGTAGCAAAAACTATTTGCCAAGAAAGATACTACAGTTACCACAATTTCCTATTCTAAGTACAGGGAGGCAGGGGGATGGCAATATCACAGATACCGCAAAGTGGTGACTAATGCAAATGTTAATAGTGGCTGGCCAACAGGCACTGAAAACATGCCAAAGCCCACATGCTATAAGATGACAATGTATGGAATTTTCTGTAGTACAACGATACTTTTCAGTTGGGGGTTGGGGGTGAGTAGGGAACCAAAACCTTTCAACTAGGAAAAACAAGTTGATAAAAATATCATTAAGATAACATTGGTTTTAAAGTATAGCCCCTGCAAAAGACTTCAATCCCTTCTTGATACAAAAAATTCACAATTTTGCCTTTATGATGGAAttatagtttatttttttccatcatgacaataaaaaaaaaaaaaacagatgaaaaaacagaagacattGATAATCCTTCTTTTCATGGTAAAGGAGAAATAACGCAATGAGCTGAACAGCCAGTCCATTCCCACTCACTTCCCGTTTAAATTTGTATCTTCCCAAACAGCTATTGCAAATGCAAAGCCTCATTTTTAATTGATCTTTGAGTAATTTGTTGACAAAAATTCAGGCCACCCATGAAGGTCATTCATGAAAGATCTCCAAGCTAATAGTATTTTAATGTCTTTAAGTAAGGGGATAAAAATTCATATGCATTTACTGTAACTGAACATCTTTGACAACCATACATGAAGCAGAAGACTAAGACATTAATATAACTCTTTCCCCACTTTTTCAAATGGACATGTTTTAGAAACTCATTTGGGCCTGATAAGACTGTTTCAGCTTCTCTTGAGAAACAAATACTCTCGACTTTCTCAGAGTTCACATTGCAGAATCAAGCAGCCCTGCCCGGCAGCCTCCCCCAGGATTTTTACACTGCTCCAGCAGGTGCAACAACGGCAGAGGGCAGGCATATCCCCTTACTTTATTCCAGGAACACTTCTAGGACACACAGACCTCCATTGCACCCTGACGGTACGGGGCACTCTGGGTGAGGCAGTAGCATGGCTGAGACACCCTTACACCAGGCTACCCTGTGCCCTCGCAGACCCCTCTAGGGAGGGCTCTGCAACGACAGGGAGAGTCAGGAAAAAACACAAGCTTTTTTTTAGTAAGCATAGGTTCAACCCTGCTCTCAGCCGAGTCTGTGGAAAATTTCCCATTAACATGAATGGTCCCCGTTCAAGCCATAAATTCCTCTAGCTCCCTAGCCACTTGTGCTGACCTTTGCATAAACTTCCTTGGATTTGTCATCATCCTTCTGGAAAGCAAGTCAttctgtgttatttttttcttcacagtggTATCCAaaatcctctctcttttttttaaatctgtgattGCCATTAATATGCTCTCACCCCAGGACCATTAATTATGAAAACCCTACTCCTGCAAGGATCCTCATGGTGTCTCACTAACCCAACTTGATGAAACACCATTACTCATTACACTTAGTTCACAAACCTCTTGCCAGCACTCAGTCTACATAACGAGATGATCGGAATTAATATAGTCCTTCAAATCCATAACTGTATTGAGTATCACATTCAGCAAAATGGAAATAGTCTTACTGGTGTGCTTTCTCCAGCCACCAATTTTGAAGTTCTACTCATAAGGTCTATCTAGTTTATCTGTCAAGATCTCCTTATTACATTTGTAATGCTTATATGCATTATGAGACATGAACATTACATTGGTGTTCAAATATCTCACAGTGCCTACCATATTTCTACTGCTTGCTGGGAAGTAGTgtattattatccccattttacataCGGGAATTCAGTAATGATGATCACATTCCTCCTGTAAGCTATGTCAGAGGATGGGCTGGAATGCATTGTGCCACGTAGCTGCAGCCCACCACAGCCACGTGGGCCAGGGTTTGTCCCCAGGCCTATTCCAGCCTGTGCTTGATCTGCCCATCTTGGAAAGCCAGCTGTAGATGAATCTTAATCACCTGGCAGTCACCCAAGAAGGCTGCCTGGGTCTCCTCGCTTCAATGCTAGCATCCCAATCAGCTTCACTGTTGCCTCAGAGGCCAAGTTTCACCCTTTGAGCTTAAAAATGAGCCTGAGATCTGCAGCAGATGTCTGTGAAGCCACATGAGCTGTGCCCTTTCCCTCCAGGCCTCAGCCAAGCCACTGTCTATGGGAAGAATGAGAAATGCTTGCTTCTTCCACTCTTGGCCTCTTTCCCTGTTTAACACTTCAGATAGTCAACCCCAGAAAGCTCCTCATTTCTTTCGTATTTGGGgggatttttccatctccacAGACAAACAAAATCTCACCTGCAATGCAATATGCATTACCATGAAGTAGATTAAGTATACTAGACAGAGAACAAGTTACTgctcctcttacctctccacagAGGACTTAGTCCTGCCTTGCTCTTTGAAAGGGCAGTTTCTGGACTGAAGCTACTGGCTTGGCTCAAAGCTCTTGAGAAGTGTTCATCCACTACTGAACCAATATCTCCCTGGAAGTAAGTGAAAAGGACGCAGCGAGAGTTAAGGTACTCCATCTCAGCAGGCTGGTCTTTCTCatcctcctcttgcttgctggGAAGGGTCACTTCCAGAGACTCCTGCATCTTGTTGTATACAGCTAACTTCTTctgggattaaaaacaaaacaaacaagagatGTATCACTAGTGGCATTCAATGGAAGCTCAACATCTGgtttctgtaaagaaaaatatctgaataCATTGAATATTCATTTCATAAGTAAAGTTGGAACATAGGAATATTTTGCACGAAGGTTTCGCAAAGAAGAGTTTACCAGTGCTGCTTAGATTTTCCTCCTCACACATGGACAGGCCTGGTTTTCAGACACGTTTCACAACCACAATTAACTTAATGGCAACTGCTTTTGCTCAATACcttcaaaagaaaacagacagacTCTAACAATTCATTCCTGTCTCCCACCTGGAAAGGATATCCCCATCAGTAAAGACTACAAAGGTCGAGTCTAGCCCTGTGGAAAAGTGGCCAGATATGCAATGCCTGTATGTCACAGGTCTAGCAGAGCAGTGACCAGGTTTTGCCACCCGTGCTCCCTCTGTTGAGAGTACTCGGGTCTCTGACCTCCCACCACCTACCTATTCATTGCTAAAGGCACACAAGTCAAGGTGGGAGAATTTGATGCTTTCTGGAAAGTTTTCCACCATATTATAAAAATCCACATAATACATAAAGTATGTCACTTACAGCAAAAAAAATTTCCATCATCAGAAACTATACCTCGGGTTGGGTTtgggggtgcatgtgtgtgcatgtgtgtttgtgttaaaaaaaaaaaacaaaaaaaacacaaaaaaacaaacagcttttggaaaaaaggacaaaaatccaTGTCAGAAATAATCAGAGATATGATCTGAGGAAGAAAGGAACTGACAAGTCtacaaacacatacaaaaaaaaattccccaaacaaaaaatacagagaagCATTTAAAAACTAATAATAAAATCAGCACAAGCCATCTGTGAAAGGCTATTTCAgaatcttctctctctctctctctccctctctctctctcaaatcaAACCTAAATGTCAAAATAAATGTGTGTGAAGATCCATTCTGCATGGAACATATTTTTCAGATGTTCCACTTTACAactgttttcacagaaaaaagcTCCCCACAACAGCCAAGCTGCAGGAATCACAGCTTTTAGCTAGCTAGCCATTTCCACAGCTGACTTTACACACAAACAGCTTCAGCAAACCCAAAACAACTACAGCACGTAAGTAGAAGTATATCATAGCTTTTCTTTAGAATTACAGTTTCACTCATCTTTTATGATTTGCTTTGCAACATTTTAGCATCATCAGAATCTCTTCAAGTTTacgtctttcttccttttttccaaagttgTTATACAGAACAAGTTAAGCAGCTACATAGTCTATAAAGTTCCATTTATATGATAAATATGCTTGTTTGATTTAGAAATAATTGGAAATCAATTTCTGACCTTGTAAACCGTAGATATATTCATattctgtgctttttaaaattaccTAAGCACACACAAATTCCCTCATTGTACTACGAAAAAGAAACTCTGGGGCTAATTCTTAATTACGaatggttattaaaaaaaaatggattagATAAAAAGCTATTTTGTATATCTCTCCAAACTTATAAGTAGAATTAAAACCTATAACACTAAAAGCTAAGAGCAATTAAATGATATTTCTAAAATTACAGTAGGTTAACTGATAAACATACAACAGTAATAATTTTAACTCTGATTCTGTTGTATAAAATGCAGTGAGGGATGtaagttattttattttggagTTTTGAAGATCTAGACGCTAATCTGGGCTCAAACACTTTACAAAGACAAAGGCAAGTTGTACTGTAGTTCTGCTTAGCATGGTACTACTTATTTAGACATATGGGTTTATCCCCAAACCCTacaatatataaagaaaaactgtggggttcacaaaaaaaaaagagtcagtaaCAGCAAGCTAAAACAATTTTGCTAGAAATTAATCGCTAATGTGAAAACACATTCAGAGGCtatgaaattaatttttgaaaatgcAGAATTTGGGGTGACATAGAATacactacattttttttaaaatgctttgtgccttctgtaaagaaaaaaaaaaagtctcctaatattttctctttaaatgctTACTTAGCTGTTGCTCAGAGAGAACCTCATAGTTTTGCCTAAGTAACCACTACAGGATGAGACCTTAAGAGAATAGAAGTAGTTACAGAATGTATACTAATACTGTATATACAGGAGATGTATTACAGCTCTCTAATGCATGCATCTACCTCAGTGACCTGATGGTATTTAAAGGTCCACTATAACTAAGCTCCACTTAAAAACGTAAGACAAGTGGTTGGGGAAGGGGCGGGggcttttttttaagagacaagCCATAAAAGAAATCTTCTATAAAAGTCTAAATAGATATTGATGTATTGGGACATCTCAGATGCATGGGCATATGCCCATAATATACACGTAACACACTTTAGAAGTTGATATCTATCATTACAGATATACTATTTGTATTTATACTGCAAGTATGCAAATACATATACAAGCATGCAATTATATACAGAAATACGTCGTTTAATATAGCCCCTGGCTTGAGCTGGTTATCAGGAAGGAAGTCTTTCAATGTTCCTATATAGAGACCGGAGCTCAGGAAATTAAAACTTATCTCCAGAGTCGCTTCTCTGTGCAGGAATGTTCCCCCTTCCACAGCCTAAGAATCtaattcattttccatttcagctCACGTCCCTACCTCCACCCATCCAGCCCATGGCAGTCATTACAAGATACTCTGAGCACTTGCTCCATTTTTGAAAACAATCTCACATACACACACGAAAGGTAGTACTGCCAGACCGAAAGGTAGTACTGCCAGACAAGCACAAGCCCTTGTGTACAGACTAAAATTATCTACAGTGAAAAGTTGtgttttgtgggttgttttttgaaaaaaaaaaaaaaagttataaattaaatgatttttcaaaACTGCATCAAGCTTGTGATTAGACACAGATCTATGTAATTTCTATTACAGGAAGAAATTATCAGCCATTTTTTCCCTGTAACTACACAACTCTAAGTAAGAAACTACAATGAGATAAACAGTGACTTAAGTTTTCCCTATATACAAGGTATGCATCCTTTCCAGTGTATACATCCTTTAAGAGAAATCACTGTTTTCTCCCCGCTGCCCCTTAAAATACCTCTGTCTGCATGCAAATTTTGGGCTGCTTCTTCTGACCTTAAGAGTGATCTTCTCACAAGCATTTCCGACTGTACTTGTGTGAGTGGAAAAGTATGCGAGATCATCAACTGCTGAATGAACTCATTGCGAGGGGGGGGAAGAGCTTAGGTTTCTTATAACTAATCTGGCCTAGCCCCTTCTCACTTGTACTTTTCTCATATGAACAGTTCTGGCATACATTTAAGCAGCCAACACTATCTATAAAGTCCTCatataaaaagaacattttctgacTGAACACAACGTATTTCTTGACTATGTTCAGATTTCCAATATTTTCATACACTCAtgatttcctcctctcttttccttaaCAGCTAAGGGCTAAAGTTAAACCGCCTCCAGGggtaggggtggggggggaataataataataataataaaatcatcACATCTGGGCAAAGGCCCAGAACGTAGAATTAAAATTCAGATTAGCACACTGGAATTCAGGTAACAAAATGGGCAATTCAGACACTATAGCACCTGATAGCAACTTAGATAATACatggcaggggggagagggggagtaAGTTAGTGGCTGAAGGATGAATGGTAGTACCACTGGGCAAATAATGCCATGTAGCATAGGCTACACTCAGTTAAAACcaacattatttttcttatttatatattCGCAAACAAGCTCTTCCAAAAGAGAGTTTTAAATCTTACTGCAAGTAGTCTGAAGAAAAGAAACTAAAGGTCAATAGCAAGTCACCACTAACAccggaacattaaaaaaaaaaaaaaaggcttatgttGGATAAGTATGATCATTCTctcttctggaggaaaaaagaccACTCAAGTCTTTTACACCAACAAAGAATGTCGTCCAAAATCTCACACAAAACCCATCTTGAAGATCACTGTTATTTTCTGACATATCCTATCCAGAACCTAGCAAAACTGTTCTCATGCAGTGAAATCCTGGCCACATTAAAGCCAATGGCAAAAGTCCAATTGACTTCAAGGGTCCCGGATTTCACCCATGGTGTCTGGTAAATATGTCAGAACATTCTTCTCATAAATTGAAAAAATTTCACTTCCAGCTGAAACCAGCTAGTAGGCAGCCAAACAAAGACAACTAAGCACAGTTGAGACTGGAGAAAATTTTAGTTTAGTCAAGTTAGGACTGAAAATTCATGCCAGCTCTTACTTTACATATCAGTTGGTTGTCTATTCCTACAAGTTATTATCTCCATACATGCCATCATACAGCATATGGTCCTTTATGCTCCCAAGCATGGAAGTCTGGTGTGCCTGTGGCCACCTGTTACAGATTTTCCATTATGAGAGAAAGAACAGGAACCAAAAATAAAGAATAACTACACTGAGGAAACACTATATGACCCCATCCCAAGAAAAAAGCTGTCATTTGACATAAGCTTCTGAGAAGGAATTTCAGTAACAAATTCTAGGCAAAACACGGACAGTCCTCCGTTTGTGAAACTGTCTGCCAAGCA from Apteryx mantelli isolate bAptMan1 chromosome 1, bAptMan1.hap1, whole genome shotgun sequence includes:
- the VGLL3 gene encoding transcription cofactor vestigial-like protein 3 isoform X1; this translates as MSCSDVAMQQPGPAACGAPRYAPGAAAASAPAAGCAQKKLAVYNKMQESLEVTLPSKQEEDEKDQPAEMEYLNSRCVLFTYFQGDIGSVVDEHFSRALSQASSFSPETALSKSKAGLSPLWRESSTISSQRSSFPTSFWTSSYQPPPPPCLSGVHPDFPVTAPGTFPTPDHSSWPGHSLHQTAPPPPPAASESWHYPLASQVSPSYAHMHDVYMHRHHPHPHMHHHHPSSHRDPRYGSLLMPSVRAARIPAPQCDVTKTDPTAVTSATSAWAGAFHGTVDIVPSFGFDTGLQHQDKSKETSWF
- the VGLL3 gene encoding transcription cofactor vestigial-like protein 3 isoform X2, which codes for MRGAGEGAPEQRRSKKLAVYNKMQESLEVTLPSKQEEDEKDQPAEMEYLNSRCVLFTYFQGDIGSVVDEHFSRALSQASSFSPETALSKSKAGLSPLWRESSTISSQRSSFPTSFWTSSYQPPPPPCLSGVHPDFPVTAPGTFPTPDHSSWPGHSLHQTAPPPPPAASESWHYPLASQVSPSYAHMHDVYMHRHHPHPHMHHHHPSSHRDPRYGSLLMPSVRAARIPAPQCDVTKTDPTAVTSATSAWAGAFHGTVDIVPSFGFDTGLQHQDKSKETSWF